TTTATACCCTTCCGCCCTGGCGTTAATACCATAAAATGGCATCCAAACAGTGCCTGCGGTACTTCCAGTGTGAATATTGAAGGCCGCGCCACAGCCGCGCTTTATTCTTATACTCCCTATCGGCCAAACCAAGCCTCGCTTGATGCTGGGTTTGGTACAGGTGATAACTGCAGCTCATACGGCAATAGAAATTTTTATAACTACTTCACGCTATGGTTCGGCACAACTCATATACCGGAATACCAGTGGGCTTGGGTCAGCCAAACCGCCGATAAAGATCTAAATAACCTGCCGGCTGGCACCAAGGCCACTCTAGTAGTAACGGCCAGGAATACAGGCAATACCACATGGAGCAATACCGGCCCCAACCCGATAAGAATTGCTACCAGTAACCCTGATGCCAGAGCAAGCGCGTTCGAATCCGATGCCTGGCTAAACTCTGTCACAACCTCAACCCTCAACCAGCCCAGTGTAGCCCCGGGCGAAAACGGCTCGTTTACGATAGTTATCCAGGCACCCAGGCAGCCCGGTTTTTACCGAGAGTACTTTAGCCCGCTAGTGCATGGTATAGGTTGGATGAATAATATTGGCCTGCACTGGAACATTACCGTTACCGAGCCGACCTTGGCCGGAACCGTGGTTGGCTCTAACTACCCTACTACCATGGCAATGAACCAAACCTCTACCGGTACCATTACTATCCGTAACGATAGCAACATCATCTGGTATAGAGACGCCAGGTTCCCTATGAAATTAGGCACTTCCCAACCGCTTGGCAGAACAAGCCCATTTGCTAATGGCAGCTGGCCAAGCACCAACAGATTATCGCGCCAAAACGAAGAGCTAGTATCTCCTGGAGCTAACGCTACCTTTAATTTCAGCATTACCGCTCCGCACCAGCCTGGCAACTACGCCGAAACCTACTCGCTGGTAGCAGAAGGGTTTAGCTGGTTCAACCAGGTAATTACCAATAATGTAAATGTGCCGGCTGCCTATTTTGCCACAAGCCCTGGAAACTCAAGCGAAAACATTGCTTCAGGTGAATCCCGGCAAGTGACCTTGAGCTTTGTAAATAACGGCACTTCTACCTGGACGAACAGCGGAACCGGAGCCGTTAAACTAAGAACCAGCCCAGGCGGCAGAGTAAGCCCGTTCTGTAATGATTCATCTTGGGAAAACTGCACCACTGCCGACACGCTCAATGAAGCTTCAGTAGCACCGGGGCAGACCGGCACATTTACCTTCACCCTAGAAGCCCCTGCCTTAACAGGGGCCTATCAAGAGTCTTTTGCGCCTTCGAGCAGTGGGCAGGAATGGTTTGGTGGAGGGACCACGATAACGGTTAATGTGGCCAAACCGACCTATTCCTGGAGTTGGAACTCCCAGGCTGCTTACACCGATAGCACCAAGCTTGCAGCGGTAGATTTAAGTAATATGAGCCCCGGCCAAACAGCTTGGTTGGTAGTCAAGGCAAACAATATCGGTAATAAAACATGGTTTAACAGTGGGAGTAATCCCGTAAGAATAGGTACCGCTGGGCCGCTTGAACGTGGCAGCCGCTTTGCTACCGGAGCGTGGATCAAGACCTCGCGGCCAGCCTCTATGACAGAAGCCAGCGTAGCTCCGGGCGGAGTTGCTACCTTTGAGTTCCCTATTACGGTGCCGGCTGGAGGCGGTAGATACGCGGAAAACTTCAACTTGCTAGCAGAAAACCTCACCTGGATGAATGAAAACGTCGGGCAATTCTTTGCCATTACTGTTAAAGACAAGTACGCCTGGAGCTGGAAGTCCCAGGCCGCCTACACCGATAGCGCTAAAAACACCTCGAAAGATCTAAGCAATATGAACCCGGGAGATACAGCTTGGCTGGTGGTGGAGGCGAATAATATCGGCACGGCCACTTGGCTTAAAGCCGGAAATTACCCGCTCAGGATCGGCACAGCCCATCCGCTGGAAAGGATTAGTCGGTTCAGCACCGGAGCTTGGATTCGCCCCTCTACCCGGCCAGCGGTCATGAATGAAGCCAGTGTAGCACCAGGTCAATCTGGTACCTTTGAGTTCCCGATTACTGTTCCGGCTGGTGGAGGTATCTATCGTGAGTACTTTAACTTAGTTGCTGAGAGCCTAACTTGGCTAAATGAAGATGTGGGGCAGTTCTTCCCGATAACGGTTAAATAATATATAATCTAAAGCTATTATTGAGTAGGTTTTCTATGGCATTTTGGCAAGGTAAAAAGGTTTTGGTAACGGGAGGCAGCGGCTTCCTAGGCTCGCATGTCGTAGAAAAACTTAAGGCTGGTGGGGCGGAAGTAATTGCTCCATCTCATGCCGATTACGATCTTGTTCACGAAGACCAGATTAAGAAAATGTATGCAGACCACCCTTGCGATATGGTTATTCACCTCGCGGCCAAAGTCGGCGGCATTGGTGCCAACCGTGAGCACCCCGGTTCTTTTATGTATGACAATCTAATGATGGGCACCCAGCTCATCCACCACGCTTATTTGAATAAAATCCCTAAATTCGTAGCATTAGGGACCGTTTGCGCCTACCCCAAGTTTGCACCTATTCCATTCAAAGAAGATGATCTCTGGAATGGCTACCCCGAAGAAACCAACGCGCCTTATGGCCTGGCTAAAAAAATGATGCTGGTGCAAAGCCAGGGCTACCGTGAAGAGTACGGATACAACTCCATATTCCTGTTGCCGGTAAACTTGTATGGGCCAAGAGATAACTTTAACCCGGCCAGTTCGCACGTAATCCCGGCTTTGATTAAAAAATGCGTAGACGCGATAGAGGCTGGAGATGATGAAATTGTAGGCTGGGGCGACGGCTCCCCTACCCGTGAATTCCTATACGTGGATGATGCGGTTGAGGGCATTCTGCTAGCGGCTGAAAAGTATGACAAAAGTGACCCAGTAAACTTAGGTTCAGCATTTGAAATCTCGATGAAAGATTTAATAGAGATAATCGCAAAAGAAACAGGGTTTAAGGGTAAAATCACATGGGATAAGTCCAAGCCTAACGGCCAGCCGCGGCGCAAGCTAGATACCACCCGGGCCGAGCGTGAATTTGGCTTTAAATCAAAGACCCCTTTTGAAGAAGGTTTGAAAAAGACAATTAAGTGGTATAGGGAAAACCACTAAGTTTCTAGGCCGGCCTCTTTTATTATAGTTTTGGCGCGAGCCATGTAGGTATGGTGTTTTTGGCCATGCTCCCACCCCTGACGGGCAATTTTTTCACGCTCTTTGTCATTTTTTAGGTAATATTTAATTTTCTCTGTGCAATCTTGTTCGTTATCGAATAGCACCAGATGTTTGCCGTCCTCGAAGAAGTCTTCTATGAAATCCTTGCGCTGGTTGAGCAGGAACGTGCCGCAGCCAATCGTTTCCCATACCCGCCCCACCAAAAGGCCGTCGCCGCCGGGGCCAAAAATATTTAGATTTAAATGGATTTTAAGACCGTTAATCGCTTTTCTTAGGTCCTCCCGGTAAACCCCACTGATAAACTGCAGATCAACCCCTAGCTCTTTAAGGCGAGTGGCATATTCCCGGCGGGCGTCATAAGGTGTGCCAACCAATCCAGCATCCACAGTTTTTTTAATCTTGGAATCAGGGAAAAAATGCTCATCATCGTAAGCATAGGGCAGAAAAACCGCTTTGCTTTTGGCCAGTTTCTGGAGTTTTTCATTGTAGCGCTTGTTAGCATGAAAAATAACATCGAAACCGACTTTATTAATTAGTTTGCTGGTAATATCCCAGCGGCCGTTATCGATATCGAAGTCCCAATAAACCCTAGCTCCGGCTTTCATTTTTTTTAACTCATAGTACGGCCTGTCTTCATCATTGCACTCAGTAAAAACCAGAAGATCAGGCTCCTTTGGCGCATCCCCCTCCTGGAGGGGTTCAGGGGTAAGGTAGTAATTGCCGTACTCAAACACCTCATGTCCAAGCCGACGGAAAGCCCGGGCCAAACTGGCGCCGGTGGCCCAACCCCTTGCATGGGGAATACCGCGATAAGCAACGACTACACTCAGAGGCTTGCTTGTCTGCGTCACTTTTTAGTGCCTATAAAGTAAATCGAGTCCGGCTCATCGGCAGACTTCTCTACCAAAATCCTTTCGTACTGTTTTTTGAAGTTAGAGTGCAGGAATTCTTTAATTACTTCCTGTCTAATGCGCAGAGGGTGACCAGCGTCGTAAAGCTCCTGCGGCTTAATGTGCTGGGCAGAGTAGAGCTTATCCTCAAATACTAAAACCGCTCCAGGCTTCAGCATATCCAATATTTTTTTAAATATTTGGTCTGTATCAAAACAGTGCTCCAAGACATTAATTATTACTACCAGGTCATACTTTTTGGTGGGTTCAAATTCCTCTATAGGCTTTGCTACTGTTTTGACCTTATAGCCATCCAATTCTCCGCTCTTGTAGGTGCAGTACGGATGGAGTAGGTAGCTTTCCAGTAAAGGGTCAAGCAGATCAATTTGCCCCACTTTTATTTTGGGCAGAATCAGCCTTAGGTTTGTAAAAGGGCCACAGCCTAGCTCTATTGCAGAATTAAACTTTTTACCCTCAATAGCCTTATAGCCATCAAAGCCGTTCAGATGATCTAGGTTGCGGTCGTCGCTTGCTCCTGAGTTATAAACCATCCAGGTCTTTTCCTCGTAGGTTTGTGCCTCGTGCCACCTGCGGCGGTCAACTTTAACGATGCCTTTGTCTTTCTTTAAATACCTGGTGTCGTTTTTTCGCTTTATCAGCCGTTCGGCATCCTGACCCGATTTCACACTAGCACTGGCCGAAATAAACAGCTTTTCTCCCGGTTTAACCTCATCGACTTTTGGTGGGAAGAATCGATTCAGCACCCTCTGCACGCGAAATGTTAACGGTTTTAGCTTTGAAGACATACGACCATTATACAAACTTAACCAAAATTAGTAAGATAGTGTGCATGAGTAACATACTGGTAACTGGTGGTGCGGGCTTTATTGGCAGCCATATAGCCGCCAAGTTAGCCGCTGACCCCAACAACCTCGTGATTATCGCTGACGATCTTTCGACCGGCCGCAAGCGAAACATACCGAAAAAGAAAAACATAGTTTTTTTCGACTGTGATGTTAACATGCTGTCCGAGGTTATTAAGATTTTTTTGAAACATAGAATAGATTACGTCTTCCACTACGCCGCCGTGGTGGGCGTAGACAGGACTTTAGAGCACCCGGTTTGGGTGTTGCGCGACATCGACGGTATAGAAAATATTTTGAACCTGTCTAAAGATTCAGGTGTGAAAAAAATATTTTATGCCTCCTCCTCTGAGGTATATGGAGAATCTATTACCTACCCGCAACACGAGGAAACAACCCCCCTAAACTCCCGACTGCCTTATGCGGTGGTTAAAAATGTCGGTGAGGCATTTCTAAAGTCCTACCAGCAGGAATATGGCTTGGATTACACCATATTCCGGTTTTTTAATACTTACGGGCCGAACCAGAGGCCAGACTTTGTAATTTCAAAGTTTATCGAGGCAGCAAAGCGCAACCAAGATATTACTATTTACGGTGACGGCAAGCAGACCAGAACTTTTTGCTATGTGAATGACAATGTCGATGCCTGCCTGAAAACTTTTGACGAAGAAGGATCGGTAGTCAATGACGTTGTGAATATCGGCAGCGACGCGGAAATAAGCATGAACGATCTGGCTAAAGCAATTATTAAGGTAACCGGATCAAAGTCTAAGGTAGTACATGTGCCGCCCTTAAAGGAGGGGGATATGCCCAGGCGGCAACCAGACATTACGAAGATGAAGCAACTCTTGGGGCGTGATTTCACCCCCCTAGAAGATGGCCTTAAGCGTTGCCTCTAAGTAGTTTTTTAGCTATAATTGCTAACTGTTATTTTCAGATAAGGGCCAGATAGGACAATGAGCGAAACAGTAATAAAACCACAGAAGAACCTCTCGATAGACCTAAAGGAGCTTTGGCAGTATAAAGAGCTCTTTTACTTTTTTGCATGGCGCGATATTAAGGTGCGCTATAAGCAGACTGTTATAGGGGCTGCCTGGGCAATCTTTCAGCCTTTTATTACCATGGTCATTTTTACCTTATTCTTTAATAAAGTGGCCGGTATTGGTTCGGAATCAGTCCCTTATGCTATATTTTCCTATTCCGGCCTTTTATTTTGGCAGTTTTTTTCAAAAGCCTTGGATCAAGCCAGCAACTCTTTAGTAAATAACCAAGGTGTGGTGACTAAAATATATTTCCCCCGTATTATTGCCCCCCTGGCTTCAACTCTAGTAGCACTGATAGATTTCTTTTTTGCATCTATTATTTTTGTAGGCCTAATGGCGTACTTTAAAATCGTTCCTGGGGGACTTGGTTTGATTCTATTCCTGCCGATGATCCTGGTGACCTTTATTACCGCTTCCGGCGCCGGCCTGTTTTTAGCCACCCTGAATGTTAAATACCGTGATGTGCGCCAGGCTCTGCCGTTTTTCATCCAGACCATGCTGTTCTTAACGCCTGTCATCTATCCAGTGAGTATGGTGCCAGAGCGCTTCCAATGGGTGCTGTATCTTAACCCAATGACAGGAGTCATTACTGCCATACGCCATGGACTACTCCATGAGGGCACATTGAACTGGGCTTACCTTGCTATCTCCATAGTCAGCTGTCTAGTTATCTTTATAATTGGGCTGCTGTACTTTAAATCTCAAGAAAGAAAGTTTGCGGATATAATATGAGCCAGCCAGCAGTTGAGGTTAAAAAACTCGCCAAAATGTACCAAATCTCACACCAGACCGCTGAGTATGAGACCTTTCGTGATGCAATGGTGAACTTTGCCAAAAAACCGCTCCGGGCTTTGGCGGGTAAAACAGCCGAGAAAGAAAAGTTTTGGGCTTTGAACGGCCTTAGCTTCGAAGTGCAGCCGGGTGAAGTAGTAGGAATTATCGGACGTAATGGTTCTGGTAAATCGACGCTTCTTAAAATTCTCTCTAAGATCGTTGATCCGACGAGCGGGCAAGCTGTAATGCGTGGAAAAGTAGCTAGCTTGCTAGAGGTGGGCACCGGTTTTCACCCAGAGCTGACCGGCCGGGAAAACATTTACTTTAACGGTTCAATTCTGGGAATGAGCCGAAAAGAGATTAATAATAAGTTTCATGAAATCGTCGCCTTCTCGGAAATTGAACAGTTTTTGGATACGCCGGTAAAGTTCTACTCGTCTGGTATGTATGTGCGGCTGGCCTTCGCTGTAGCAGCCCACCTTGAGCCAGATATACTGATTGTAGATGAAGTGCTGGCGGTTGGTGATGCCGAATTCCAAAAGAAATGCTTGGGTAAAATGAAGGATGTCTCTAGCAAAGGGCGCACTGTGCTGTTTGTAAGCCACAATATGGAAACCGTTCGCCAGCTCTGCAGTCGGGTTATTTTGCTGGAGAAAGGAAGAATTAAAAGTGAGGGCAACCCGACCCAGGTCAGCAACGAGTACATTGGGTACCAACAGCACGCCAAGGCGGCCTATAAGTTTAAGGTTGATAAGCACAAAGATGCCCAATTCAGCGAAATCAAGCTGCTTGGTTCTACTGGCAAACAGACCTCAACTGTAAAGGCCGGCGAGACGTGGTCGGTAGCCATGGATTATGCGGTAAACCAGCCTCTTAAGGATGCGCTATTAATAGTAGAGGTTCAGTCGAATGAATACGAAACTATTTACTGTACTACCGATAGCGATCACTCAAGCAAAATCATACCGAAAACAGTCGGCAGGTATCATGTAGAAATTAAATTCGACCGCTTTCACCTAAACCCCGGCAATTATAATCTGCGCATCAGTCTCCAATCCCCTGGCAGGGCAATGCACCATGAAGTTAATGATTTGATTTTGACAGTTGAGCCTGATACTGAAGATATAAGAGGCACGTATTTTGGTGGACAATATTACGGGTATATTAGTGATAAAGTGGAATGGAGTATTACAAAGGAAAAATGAAAAGGTTACTAAAGAAAATTCGGAATATCCTGCTGTCCGCCGGACAGGCAGGCGTTAGCCCTAAGCCAGAAGACTATAGTGTGCTGGATAATCCTATGGAAGTCCCTAGGCAAAAAGAATCGTACTTTTTTATCTTAAACAAGTTGATAAAAGAGGGTGACAAGGTGCTTGATGTCGGTTGCGGCCTCGGATACGGAACCACAATAATGGCCATAAAGGCCGGGCAGGTGTCTGGAGTAGATGTGGATCAGAAAGCGATCGATTACTGCCGTGACTTCCTTAAGAAAAGAAATCCCAAGCTTAAAGATTTGAAAGTCTATGACGGGTACAACCTCCCCTACCGCGATAAGGAGTTCGATGTAACTGTCAGTATAGACGTGATTGAGCATGTAGAAGATTACGATGCATTCACTGAGGAGCTTCTAAGGGTTACTAAAAAAGCTGTAGTCTTTGCCACACCTAATCGACGGCCAGAAACCACCAACTCAGATGGCACGCCTGCAAACTATTGGCACTTACGGGAATGGAAGCAGAATGAGCTAGATGAAATCTTGCGTAAACATGCCGCTAAAGTTGAGTGGTACTTCGTAAATGGCCAACCGGATGGACCATACACTATCAGCAAAAAGGAAGAACCCGACAGCTTAGTGCTGCTTCCTGTCCTCTACCCCAAAAAGAAATCATGAGCCTACTTGGTCGAATACGCTCCCTAGCCAGCCGTAAACTTACTGACAGTCGGCAATCATACGTAGTTGGCTTTCGTAAGTTTCTAGCGAAAGGAGAGGCTAAAAAAGCCTTGCTCTCCTATGTAACCTTCCCAATAAATGAAAGCATGTTAGGCCGACAGCCTAAGCATTTTAGCAATCATGGTATCGCTTTAGCTTGGGTTAAGATTCTCAATCAGTTAGGGTATGAAGTAGACGTTATCAATTGGGATGACACCACTTGGAGGCCTAGGAAGAAATATGACCTGGTAATAGGTCACGGCGGCAAGAACACAACGGCCTTGCTGGCGGCCAAGAAGCCTGAGGGTAAACTGATTTATTTTTCTACCGGTAGTTATTGGAAGTTCCACAACCAGGCCGCTAAAAAGAGGGCAAGCTACTTCTTTAAGCGGCATAAAACTAGATTAGAGCCAGATCGGCAGGTAACCGACTCGGAGGAGAAGATATGCCGGACAGCTGATGGCATTATTACTCTCGGTACAAAAGACATTAAGGATACTTACCGAGGCTTTCCTAGGGTTTATAATCTGGAGATTGGAGCTTACCCTATAAACCGATCTTGGCAAAGTAAAAATTTTGAGCAAGCGCGGAATAACTTTCTCTTTTTCGCTGGTGGGGGGAATCTTCACAAGGGCTTGGATCTACTGGTAGATGCCTTCAACGGCCTCGAACAGCATTTGTATATCTGTACCTCCCTTACGCCTGAGTTTAAGATAAATTACCCTCTTACCGCACCCAATATTCACTACGAAGGAGTAGTCGACCTGGGCGGAAAACGGTTTAGTGAGCTAGTTAAAAAGTCTGCTTTTGTCATACTACCCTCTTGCGCAGAGGGAAGCCCCGGCTCGGTAGCAGACTGTATGGCAGAAGGCTTAATTCCTGTAGTTACTCCGCAAGCAGGAGTGTGGACGGGGCAGTATGGCTTTGTGGTAAATGATATAGAGCCCGCAAAAATCACCGGGCTGGTTAAAAAGCTTTCCGGCATGGATCCGCAGGGTCTGGCTAAACGC
This region of Candidatus Dormiibacterota bacterium genomic DNA includes:
- a CDS encoding NBR1-Ig-like domain-containing protein; this translates as IATGFLLFPQSAQAGFNAGRIIDDPIFTDKNTMSAQDIQNFLNSQVTTCRSGYTCLKDYQEGGRSAAQIIYDTAQTYNINPRVILVTLQKENGLIKDTWPEPWQYRTAMGMGCPDGAPCDSQYYGFTNQVNQGTRHLRGFYDQSPGWFIPFRPGVNTIKWHPNSACGTSSVNIEGRATAALYSYTPYRPNQASLDAGFGTGDNCSSYGNRNFYNYFTLWFGTTHIPEYQWAWVSQTADKDLNNLPAGTKATLVVTARNTGNTTWSNTGPNPIRIATSNPDARASAFESDAWLNSVTTSTLNQPSVAPGENGSFTIVIQAPRQPGFYREYFSPLVHGIGWMNNIGLHWNITVTEPTLAGTVVGSNYPTTMAMNQTSTGTITIRNDSNIIWYRDARFPMKLGTSQPLGRTSPFANGSWPSTNRLSRQNEELVSPGANATFNFSITAPHQPGNYAETYSLVAEGFSWFNQVITNNVNVPAAYFATSPGNSSENIASGESRQVTLSFVNNGTSTWTNSGTGAVKLRTSPGGRVSPFCNDSSWENCTTADTLNEASVAPGQTGTFTFTLEAPALTGAYQESFAPSSSGQEWFGGGTTITVNVAKPTYSWSWNSQAAYTDSTKLAAVDLSNMSPGQTAWLVVKANNIGNKTWFNSGSNPVRIGTAGPLERGSRFATGAWIKTSRPASMTEASVAPGGVATFEFPITVPAGGGRYAENFNLLAENLTWMNENVGQFFAITVKDKYAWSWKSQAAYTDSAKNTSKDLSNMNPGDTAWLVVEANNIGTATWLKAGNYPLRIGTAHPLERISRFSTGAWIRPSTRPAVMNEASVAPGQSGTFEFPITVPAGGGIYREYFNLVAESLTWLNEDVGQFFPITVK
- a CDS encoding GDP-L-fucose synthase, producing the protein MAFWQGKKVLVTGGSGFLGSHVVEKLKAGGAEVIAPSHADYDLVHEDQIKKMYADHPCDMVIHLAAKVGGIGANREHPGSFMYDNLMMGTQLIHHAYLNKIPKFVALGTVCAYPKFAPIPFKEDDLWNGYPEETNAPYGLAKKMMLVQSQGYREEYGYNSIFLLPVNLYGPRDNFNPASSHVIPALIKKCVDAIEAGDDEIVGWGDGSPTREFLYVDDAVEGILLAAEKYDKSDPVNLGSAFEISMKDLIEIIAKETGFKGKITWDKSKPNGQPRRKLDTTRAEREFGFKSKTPFEEGLKKTIKWYRENH
- a CDS encoding glycosyltransferase encodes the protein MTQTSKPLSVVVAYRGIPHARGWATGASLARAFRRLGHEVFEYGNYYLTPEPLQEGDAPKEPDLLVFTECNDEDRPYYELKKMKAGARVYWDFDIDNGRWDITSKLINKVGFDVIFHANKRYNEKLQKLAKSKAVFLPYAYDDEHFFPDSKIKKTVDAGLVGTPYDARREYATRLKELGVDLQFISGVYREDLRKAINGLKIHLNLNIFGPGGDGLLVGRVWETIGCGTFLLNQRKDFIEDFFEDGKHLVLFDNEQDCTEKIKYYLKNDKEREKIARQGWEHGQKHHTYMARAKTIIKEAGLET
- a CDS encoding class I SAM-dependent methyltransferase encodes the protein MSSKLKPLTFRVQRVLNRFFPPKVDEVKPGEKLFISASASVKSGQDAERLIKRKNDTRYLKKDKGIVKVDRRRWHEAQTYEEKTWMVYNSGASDDRNLDHLNGFDGYKAIEGKKFNSAIELGCGPFTNLRLILPKIKVGQIDLLDPLLESYLLHPYCTYKSGELDGYKVKTVAKPIEEFEPTKKYDLVVIINVLEHCFDTDQIFKKILDMLKPGAVLVFEDKLYSAQHIKPQELYDAGHPLRIRQEVIKEFLHSNFKKQYERILVEKSADEPDSIYFIGTKK
- a CDS encoding NAD-dependent epimerase/dehydratase family protein, which encodes MSNILVTGGAGFIGSHIAAKLAADPNNLVIIADDLSTGRKRNIPKKKNIVFFDCDVNMLSEVIKIFLKHRIDYVFHYAAVVGVDRTLEHPVWVLRDIDGIENILNLSKDSGVKKIFYASSSEVYGESITYPQHEETTPLNSRLPYAVVKNVGEAFLKSYQQEYGLDYTIFRFFNTYGPNQRPDFVISKFIEAAKRNQDITIYGDGKQTRTFCYVNDNVDACLKTFDEEGSVVNDVVNIGSDAEISMNDLAKAIIKVTGSKSKVVHVPPLKEGDMPRRQPDITKMKQLLGRDFTPLEDGLKRCL
- a CDS encoding ABC transporter permease, translated to MSETVIKPQKNLSIDLKELWQYKELFYFFAWRDIKVRYKQTVIGAAWAIFQPFITMVIFTLFFNKVAGIGSESVPYAIFSYSGLLFWQFFSKALDQASNSLVNNQGVVTKIYFPRIIAPLASTLVALIDFFFASIIFVGLMAYFKIVPGGLGLILFLPMILVTFITASGAGLFLATLNVKYRDVRQALPFFIQTMLFLTPVIYPVSMVPERFQWVLYLNPMTGVITAIRHGLLHEGTLNWAYLAISIVSCLVIFIIGLLYFKSQERKFADII
- a CDS encoding ABC transporter ATP-binding protein, whose product is MSQPAVEVKKLAKMYQISHQTAEYETFRDAMVNFAKKPLRALAGKTAEKEKFWALNGLSFEVQPGEVVGIIGRNGSGKSTLLKILSKIVDPTSGQAVMRGKVASLLEVGTGFHPELTGRENIYFNGSILGMSRKEINNKFHEIVAFSEIEQFLDTPVKFYSSGMYVRLAFAVAAHLEPDILIVDEVLAVGDAEFQKKCLGKMKDVSSKGRTVLFVSHNMETVRQLCSRVILLEKGRIKSEGNPTQVSNEYIGYQQHAKAAYKFKVDKHKDAQFSEIKLLGSTGKQTSTVKAGETWSVAMDYAVNQPLKDALLIVEVQSNEYETIYCTTDSDHSSKIIPKTVGRYHVEIKFDRFHLNPGNYNLRISLQSPGRAMHHEVNDLILTVEPDTEDIRGTYFGGQYYGYISDKVEWSITKEK
- a CDS encoding class I SAM-dependent methyltransferase; translation: MKRLLKKIRNILLSAGQAGVSPKPEDYSVLDNPMEVPRQKESYFFILNKLIKEGDKVLDVGCGLGYGTTIMAIKAGQVSGVDVDQKAIDYCRDFLKKRNPKLKDLKVYDGYNLPYRDKEFDVTVSIDVIEHVEDYDAFTEELLRVTKKAVVFATPNRRPETTNSDGTPANYWHLREWKQNELDEILRKHAAKVEWYFVNGQPDGPYTISKKEEPDSLVLLPVLYPKKKS
- a CDS encoding glycosyltransferase yields the protein MSLLGRIRSLASRKLTDSRQSYVVGFRKFLAKGEAKKALLSYVTFPINESMLGRQPKHFSNHGIALAWVKILNQLGYEVDVINWDDTTWRPRKKYDLVIGHGGKNTTALLAAKKPEGKLIYFSTGSYWKFHNQAAKKRASYFFKRHKTRLEPDRQVTDSEEKICRTADGIITLGTKDIKDTYRGFPRVYNLEIGAYPINRSWQSKNFEQARNNFLFFAGGGNLHKGLDLLVDAFNGLEQHLYICTSLTPEFKINYPLTAPNIHYEGVVDLGGKRFSELVKKSAFVILPSCAEGSPGSVADCMAEGLIPVVTPQAGVWTGQYGFVVNDIEPAKITGLVKKLSGMDPQGLAKRSQAVWRHTTKEQSPEKFNELLKGYVKKIIETGKKS